GATCGATTATTTTGAGCTTAAAAAGTCCTTGATTAATGGCAAAAGACATAAGAAATATAAATATAAAAACAATTAACAGATGTACACATCTGTAATCATGGAAATGCTAATCACAATACCAGCTATATTTTTATAGTTCCCCAAAATCCCCCTAGAACTAACAAAATTCTTGAATGACCAGAGAAAATTAAGCTGCTAATTATTGACTATTAGTCCGTCAAAATTGTTTTGAGGAGCAATTAGGGTAGTGAGGTGGGTCGTAGTGGAGTTTATACTCCTCCATCGCCATTATTCCTCCACCTCCTCTACCTGCAATACTTCCATCAATTCAACAAATTTTTTAGTAAGCGATCGCTCTTACAATCGCGCCTTTGTAGGGTGGGCAAAAATAATACAAGCAAATTATCGTTTCAAGAAGAGCTACGTTGCTCACCAAATCAATTGTCAACCAAAATATAATCTATGGTGGTGGGTAAAAAATTATTCGTCACGTTCTCTGTATTTTGAAATGCCCACCCTACTAATGGGGTCTCAACAATAAACTAGCCGACACCATTGGCATCATGGTCGATGAGGATTGTTCCTGCGTTAGGTTTTCCCGAGTCATCGAAGCCTGTGATAGTGACTTCCGCCAATTGTCCTTTGGGTAAGTCGGTTATTTGGAAATCTATGTCTAGAGAAGCTTCAGATTGGAGTAAGTCTGACCAAATATTAGTTGCGCTATTATTGAGAACATTAATTATTTCTGGTGTTGAATTATGGTTTGGAAAATCACCGCTGAAGACTTGTTGGTCAGGTACGACGATGGGGAACGTAACTTTGCTGGAATCAAGCTGATTTATTCCTACGGTGCGCCCACTCATTACTCTGGAATCGACCTCAAGGGAATTGTTTTGAGGGATATTAATCTGAGGGGAGCTTATTTCGAGGAAATTAGTATGGTCGGAATTGATTTTACTTGTGCTGACTTGGGAGGAGTTTTCATGCACTGCTGCAATGTCTCTAACGCTATTATTCGTGATGCCAACCTCTGCGCTGCTAGCTTGGTTGGAAGTTCCTTCCATTACACTGATTTCCACGGGACTTCGATGAGCTACATGAACGCCAGCCTGGCTGAATTTAGAGAAGCTAAGATGGGGATTCCTTTTGAGGAAGCTATCCTCGCCAACACCAAATTCCAAGGGGCTGATATCAGCAGCGGTATGATTTGTCGCGGTTGGAATTTGATTTGGAATACCGTTATGCCAGATGGAACTATTGTGAAGGGTCCTCAGTGGGGAAATGGTCGTGATTCCAGTTGAGTACAATTCTTCATCTGTAATAGCCATCAAAGGACTGCTGGGATTGGATGAATTATCAATTAAATTGAGTTTTGCTTCAATATCCTCAATACTTTGATTTTCAATTGCATCTTGAATCTCGCTAGGGATATTAGAGCGATCGCGCCTTCGTAGGGCAAAAAACAACTAGAGCAAATTATCGTTTCAAGAATAGCTCGTTGCCCACCAAATCAACCCATCATCTAAACTGCTGCTATGATTTCCATGATGTTAAGGGCGGAGTTTGAAGTAGAGCTTCACTTAAACTGTCATGAATCAAACTATTAGTAGCTAAAATACGACCAGAACTAATATCTAAAGGACTACCATCGTAGGCTGTAATTTTGCCTCCCGCTTCGGCTAAAATCACAATTCCTGCTGCCATATCCCAAGGCTGAATACCTCTTTCCCAATATCCATCTAATCTACCGCAGGCAACCCCTGCCAAATCCATTGAAGCACAGCCAAGGCGACGCACTCCTTGGGTTAAATGAGTTAGATGACAAAATTCAGCATAGTTATTGTCACTGGTTTCTCGGCGATCGTAAGCAAAGCCAGTAATCAGAAGGCTTTTGCTTAATTCTTTAGTAGCAGAAACTTTGATTGGGCGACGATTACAGGTTGCTCCCAAACCTTTAGCAGCGCGAAATAGTTCATCACTAAAAGGATTATAAACTGCGCCTACACAAGGAATTCCCTCGATCATTAATCCCACAGAAGTTGCTGCCATTGGCAAACCATGAGCATAGTTAGTTGTTCCGTCTAGA
This DNA window, taken from Pleurocapsa sp. FMAR1, encodes the following:
- a CDS encoding inositol monophosphatase family protein gives rise to the protein MTQPSPEQLQIFLDVATESVLAAGAVLKERWGKLTDIQEKGRPGDLVTEADKLAEAAVLKVLKRHLPNHQILAEESGSLGNADSEYLWAIDPLDGTTNYAHGLPMAATSVGLMIEGIPCVGAVYNPFSDELFRAAKGLGATCNRRPIKVSATKELSKSLLITGFAYDRRETSDNNYAEFCHLTHLTQGVRRLGCASMDLAGVACGRLDGYWERGIQPWDMAAGIVILAEAGGKITAYDGSPLDISSGRILATNSLIHDSLSEALLQTPPLTSWKS